In Humulus lupulus chromosome 7, drHumLupu1.1, whole genome shotgun sequence, the following are encoded in one genomic region:
- the LOC133789432 gene encoding germin-like protein subfamily 1 member 17 — protein MKGVCFVLTLVVLALATSIATAYDPSPLQDFCVATDDPHKALFVNGKFCKNPKLAKAEDFFFSGLNTPRDTNNPVGSNVTQLNVDKIPGLNTLGISLARIDYAPYGQNPPHIHPRGSEILVVVKGTLYVGFVSSNQDGNRLFTKVLKEGDVFVFPIGLIHFQFNPEHTPAVAFVGLSSQNAGVITIANTVFGSNPAINPDILARAFQVDKNVINYLQKQFWYDNN, from the exons ATGAAAGGTGTTTGTTTCGTTCTCACTCTTGTTGTTTTGGCTTTGGCAACTTCCATTGCCACTGCTTATGATCCAAGCCCTCTCCAAGACTTCTGTGTGGCTACAGATGACCCCCACAAAGCAT TGTTTGTAAATGGGAAGTTCTGCAAAAATCCCAAACTTGCCAAGGCTGAAGATTTCTTCTTTTCTGGACTCAACACTCCAAGAGACACAAACAACCCAGTTGGATCTAATGTGACACAACTAAATGTGGACAAGATTCCTGGACTCAACACTCTTGGAATATCATTGGCTCGCATTGATTATGCACCTTACGGCCAAAACCCACCTCACATTCACCCTCGTGGCTCTGAAATCCTAGTGGTCGTCAAGGGGACTCTCTATGTGGGTTTTGTGTCTTCCAACCAAGACGGAAACCGACTGTTTACCAAGGTTTTGAAAGAGGGAGATGTGTTTGTGTTCCCAATAGGATTGATTCACTTCCAATTCAATCCAGAACACACCCCTGCAGTCGCCTTTGTTGGTCTCAGTAGCCAAAACGCAGGAGTGATCACCATTGCAAATACTGTGTTTGGATCAAATCCTGCCATCAACCCTGATATCCTTGCTAGAGCCTTCCAAGTAGACAAAAATGTTATCAACTATCTCCAGAAGCAATTCTGGTACGACAACAACTAA
- the LOC133789433 gene encoding germin-like protein subfamily 1 member 16, with amino-acid sequence MKAVYFLLPLAVLALATSIATAYDPSPLQDFCVAVDEPHKALFVNGKFCKDPKLVKAEDFFFSGLNTPRDANNPVGSNVTQLNVDKIPGLNTLGISLARIDYAPYGQNPPHIHPRGSEILVVVKGTLYVGFVSSNQDGNRLFTKVLKEGDVFVFPIGMIHFQFNPEHTPAIAFAGLSSQNAGVITIANTVFGSNPSINPDILARAFQVDKNVINYLQKQFWYDNN; translated from the exons ATGAAAGCTGTCTATTTTCTTCTCCCACTAGCTGTTTTGGCTTTGGCAACTTCCATTGCCACTGCCTATGACCCAAGCCCTCTCCAGGACTTTTGTGTGGCTGTTGATGAACCCCACAAAGCTT TATTTGTGAATGGGAAGTTTTGCAAGGATCCCAAACTTGTCAAGGCCGAAGATTTCTTCTTTTCTGGCCTCAACACTCCAAGAGACGCAAACAATCCAGTTGGATCTAATGTGACACAACTGAACGTGGACAAGATTCCGGGACTCAACACTCTTGGAATATCATTGGCTCGCATTGACTATGCTCCATATGGCCAAAACCCACCTCACATTCACCCTCGCGGCTCTGAAATCCTAGTGGTCGTTAAGGGAACTCTCTACGTGGGTTTTGTGTCATCCAACCAAGATGGAAACCGTCTGTTTACAAAGGTTCTAAAAGAGGGAGATGTGTTCGTATTCCCAATAGGTATGATTCACTTCCAGTTCAATCCAGAACACACCCCAGCAATCGCCTTTGCCGGTCTCAGTAGCCAAAACGCAGGAGTGATCACCATTGCAAACACTGTATTTGGATCAAATCCTTCCATCAACCCTGATATTCTTGCTAGAGCCTTCCAAGTGGACAAGAATGTTATCAACTATCTACAGAAGCAATTCTGGTATGACAACAACTAA